The proteins below come from a single Cupriavidus pauculus genomic window:
- a CDS encoding low molecular weight protein-tyrosine-phosphatase, whose protein sequence is MDGTRTIHTVLVVCLGNRCRSPMAADLLQRALPECSVISAGLEPPPDLPADPRAVRLLATEGSDLSAHRTRAIDASLVARADLVLVMDNEQREALEDLFPNARGKTYRLCEKEETDVPDPYGGSQSMFVIVLGLIKLGVESWSARIHAAEPTHHDGGA, encoded by the coding sequence ATGGACGGGACGCGCACCATTCACACGGTACTCGTCGTGTGCCTGGGCAACCGATGCCGCAGCCCGATGGCGGCCGACCTGCTGCAGCGCGCGCTGCCCGAGTGCAGCGTGATCTCGGCCGGGCTCGAGCCGCCCCCGGACCTGCCGGCCGATCCACGCGCGGTGCGCCTGCTGGCCACCGAGGGCTCGGACCTCAGCGCCCATCGCACGCGCGCCATCGATGCCTCGCTCGTTGCCCGCGCCGACCTCGTGCTCGTGATGGACAACGAACAGCGCGAGGCGCTGGAAGACCTGTTTCCCAATGCACGCGGCAAGACGTATCGCCTGTGTGAGAAGGAAGAGACCGATGTGCCCGATCCCTATGGTGGATCGCAAAGCATGTTCGTCATCGTACTTGGCTTGATCAAGCTGGGTGTTGAATCATGGTCGGCAAGAATCCATGCCGCGGAGCCGACCCATCACGACGGAGGGGCATGA
- a CDS encoding ChbG/HpnK family deacetylase, producing the protein MKGVIINADDFGYDDDTFRATVACFDAGLLTSATILAGRPATAEACAYAREHRDRFSFGLHFNIVEGWRPKSAASTLCRKDGSLFPARVQRARAMAGLIDAADIRREFRLQLDELRDNGVSVTHVDGHGHMHKYPAIMRVLRDEMLRAGITRVRRPQNWYPTAHNVRGTLNAMLLRNFGGLRYTDYYLGVDALESDWAAQVPAVLAEGVTEMSVHPGFSEDWRKQEGAPLMAPAALAQTLKQAGAVLMRYHDI; encoded by the coding sequence ATGAAAGGCGTGATCATCAATGCCGACGATTTCGGCTACGACGACGATACATTCCGCGCGACGGTGGCCTGCTTCGATGCGGGGCTGCTGACGAGCGCGACGATCCTGGCGGGGCGGCCCGCCACGGCCGAGGCCTGCGCCTATGCGCGCGAGCATCGGGATCGCTTCTCGTTCGGGCTGCACTTCAATATCGTCGAGGGCTGGCGGCCCAAGAGCGCGGCCAGCACGCTGTGCCGCAAGGATGGCTCGCTGTTTCCCGCGCGGGTGCAGCGCGCCCGCGCCATGGCAGGTCTGATCGATGCGGCCGATATCCGCCGCGAATTCCGCCTGCAGCTCGACGAGTTGCGCGACAACGGCGTTTCCGTCACGCATGTGGACGGGCACGGGCATATGCACAAGTACCCGGCGATCATGCGCGTGCTGCGCGACGAAATGCTGCGCGCCGGCATTACGCGCGTGCGCCGTCCGCAGAACTGGTATCCGACCGCGCACAACGTCCGCGGCACGCTCAACGCGATGCTGCTGCGCAACTTCGGCGGCCTGCGCTATACGGACTACTACCTCGGGGTGGATGCGCTGGAGTCGGACTGGGCGGCGCAGGTGCCCGCGGTCCTGGCCGAAGGCGTCACCGAGATGTCGGTGCATCCGGGCTTCTCGGAAGACTGGCGCAAGCAGGAAGGCGCGCCGCTGATGGCGCCGGCGGCGCTGGCCCAGACGCTGAAGCAGGCCGGCGCCGTGCTGATGCGCTATCACGACATCTGA
- a CDS encoding polysaccharide biosynthesis/export family protein, with the protein MLGAAIVMAGCSTAPGMQFSPKAPVSAVSPDAVPDVTPITLDLVREQRAKSKPTNDGVEELYAKPEPYRIGPGDIISVVVWDHPELVFPTQTYSIGAAFEIPTSSGGSNMPGYVVSPAGDIQFPYAGVMKVSGKTANEVRDEMARILSRVVRDPQMTVRVLGFRSQRVYVDGEVKTPGMLAIDDAPMTLVEALNRAGGVLNLTGDNSRVRVTRGERSWYVNIPALLAKGTDPSRILLRSGDIVRVEQREDSKIFVTGEVVKPSSLLMRNGRMTLNEALGDAGGVNPSSANAEQIFVIRKASDGNPKVYHLDGTSPVALAIAESFELEPKDVVYVDARDLVRWSRVMTLLIQPVVGTASIARP; encoded by the coding sequence ATGCTCGGCGCCGCCATCGTGATGGCCGGCTGTTCCACCGCGCCGGGGATGCAGTTCAGCCCCAAGGCGCCCGTCTCCGCGGTCAGCCCGGATGCCGTACCCGATGTCACGCCGATCACGCTGGACCTCGTGCGCGAACAGCGCGCCAAGTCCAAGCCCACGAACGATGGCGTGGAAGAGCTGTACGCCAAACCCGAGCCCTATCGCATCGGTCCCGGCGACATCATCTCGGTGGTCGTGTGGGACCACCCCGAGCTCGTGTTTCCGACGCAGACCTACAGCATCGGCGCCGCGTTCGAGATCCCGACGTCGAGCGGCGGCTCGAACATGCCCGGCTACGTGGTGAGCCCGGCCGGCGACATCCAGTTTCCGTACGCGGGCGTCATGAAGGTGTCGGGCAAGACCGCCAACGAGGTGCGCGACGAAATGGCGCGCATTCTCTCGCGCGTGGTGCGCGACCCGCAGATGACCGTGCGGGTGCTCGGGTTCCGCAGCCAGCGCGTGTATGTCGATGGTGAAGTCAAGACCCCCGGCATGCTCGCCATCGACGATGCGCCGATGACGCTGGTGGAAGCGCTCAACCGCGCGGGCGGCGTGCTGAACCTGACCGGTGACAACAGCCGCGTGCGCGTGACGCGCGGCGAGCGCAGCTGGTACGTCAACATTCCGGCGCTGCTCGCCAAGGGGACCGATCCCTCGCGCATCCTGCTGCGCTCGGGAGATATCGTGCGCGTGGAGCAGCGCGAGGACAGCAAGATCTTCGTGACCGGGGAAGTGGTCAAGCCCTCTTCGCTCCTGATGCGCAACGGACGCATGACGCTGAACGAGGCGCTCGGCGACGCGGGCGGTGTGAACCCATCCTCCGCCAATGCCGAGCAGATCTTCGTGATTCGCAAGGCCAGCGACGGCAACCCCAAGGTCTATCACCTCGACGGCACCTCGCCGGTGGCGCTGGCCATCGCGGAGAGCTTCGAACTCGAACCGAAGGACGTCGTGTACGTGGACGCCCGCGACCTCGTGCGCTGGAGCCGCGTGATGACGCTGCTGATCCAGCCGGTCGTCGGCACGGCCAGCATCGCACGTCCGTGA
- a CDS encoding polysaccharide biosynthesis tyrosine autokinase has protein sequence MSNVRSFRDRAPETWEEDDKPIDMTSYLDVLIRYRMTFIVVAAAILGLGLLYAFLARPVYRADMLVQVEDTNPGNSASKMVANISPVFDVKPAASAEIELLRSRMVVGKAVDSLRLDIEATPKYLPLIGAAIASYNPELTKPGLFGFGGYAWGGESISVSRLDVPAEMDGRAMVVTALGNKKYRLSFASSDQTAEGTVGAPLTVAMPSGDVTLQIERLDGQPGAQFVVRHVARATAITQLQEQLMIGERGKQSGVIGVALEGYSPGKTAAILNEIGNEYVEQNVRRKAAEAEKSVAFLESQLPQLKQQVETAESRYNTMRNQRGTIDLSEESKLMLAQSVQIQTKLQELRQKRQELIARFTGNHPTIEILDNQIAGLTGQLNGVSGKIQRLPEVEQNVLRLMRDLKVSTELYQSLLNDVQQLRLVKASKVGTARLVDPAEVPLRPVRPNRMLIAGTSAALAIIAALLMVAMRRMLDGGVTDADEIESQCGLTVYATIPMSPQQARLARAKAAPNDVLAIQQPDDPAVESLRSFRTALQFALLNAPDNHVVLFTGPAPDAGKSFLSANFAVVAAASGRRVMLIDGDLRRGELNSRFHATRKPGLTELLTTGADLDEVIQQGVAPNVDFISTGSVPPLAADLLQSPGMDRLLSTLRGRYDLVLIDTPPVLAASDASILAPKAGAVFLVARADATTASELTAARRLIEQAGGEVKGVLFNGLKVEGRWYRAHYRFGKYRYLNRYGSEQAKRA, from the coding sequence ATGAGCAACGTTAGGAGTTTCCGAGATCGGGCGCCCGAAACTTGGGAAGAGGACGACAAGCCGATCGACATGACCTCCTACCTGGACGTGTTGATCCGCTACCGAATGACCTTCATCGTCGTTGCCGCGGCGATTCTGGGCCTCGGACTGCTCTATGCCTTCCTCGCGAGGCCTGTGTATCGCGCCGACATGCTGGTGCAGGTCGAGGACACCAACCCCGGCAATTCGGCCAGCAAGATGGTGGCGAACATTTCCCCGGTGTTCGACGTGAAGCCCGCCGCGTCGGCCGAGATCGAACTGCTGCGCTCGCGCATGGTGGTCGGCAAGGCGGTAGATTCGCTGCGCCTCGACATCGAGGCCACGCCCAAGTATCTGCCGCTGATCGGCGCCGCCATCGCCAGCTATAACCCCGAGCTCACCAAGCCCGGCCTGTTCGGCTTCGGCGGATATGCCTGGGGTGGCGAGTCGATCTCGGTGTCGCGCCTCGACGTGCCTGCCGAAATGGACGGCCGCGCCATGGTGGTGACCGCACTCGGCAACAAGAAGTACCGCCTCAGCTTCGCAAGCAGCGACCAGACTGCCGAAGGCACGGTGGGCGCGCCGCTGACGGTGGCGATGCCCAGCGGCGACGTCACGCTGCAGATCGAGCGGCTCGACGGGCAGCCCGGCGCGCAATTCGTGGTCCGCCACGTGGCCCGCGCCACCGCGATCACGCAGTTGCAGGAGCAGCTGATGATCGGCGAGCGCGGCAAGCAGAGCGGTGTGATCGGCGTGGCGCTGGAAGGCTACTCGCCCGGCAAGACGGCGGCGATCCTCAACGAAATCGGCAACGAGTACGTCGAGCAGAACGTGCGCCGCAAGGCCGCCGAGGCGGAGAAGTCGGTCGCCTTCCTCGAGAGCCAGCTGCCGCAGCTGAAGCAGCAGGTGGAAACGGCAGAGAGCCGCTACAACACGATGCGCAACCAGCGCGGCACGATCGACCTCAGCGAGGAATCGAAGCTGATGCTGGCGCAGTCGGTGCAAATCCAGACCAAGTTGCAGGAACTGCGTCAGAAGCGGCAGGAACTGATCGCGCGCTTCACCGGCAACCACCCGACCATCGAGATCCTCGACAACCAGATCGCGGGCCTGACCGGCCAGCTCAACGGCGTGAGCGGCAAGATCCAGCGCCTGCCTGAAGTCGAGCAGAACGTGCTGCGGCTGATGCGCGATCTCAAGGTCAGCACCGAGCTCTACCAGTCGCTGCTCAACGACGTGCAGCAGCTGCGGCTCGTGAAGGCCAGCAAGGTCGGCACGGCGCGCCTCGTCGATCCCGCAGAGGTCCCGCTCCGGCCCGTGCGCCCCAACCGCATGCTGATTGCCGGCACGTCGGCGGCCCTGGCGATCATCGCCGCGCTGCTGATGGTCGCCATGCGCCGCATGCTCGACGGCGGCGTGACCGATGCGGACGAGATCGAATCGCAATGCGGCCTGACCGTCTACGCGACCATCCCGATGAGCCCGCAGCAGGCACGACTCGCCCGCGCCAAGGCCGCGCCCAACGATGTGCTGGCCATCCAGCAGCCCGACGATCCCGCGGTCGAGAGCCTGCGCAGTTTCCGCACCGCGCTGCAGTTCGCGCTGCTCAACGCGCCGGACAACCACGTCGTGCTGTTCACGGGCCCGGCGCCCGATGCAGGCAAGTCGTTCCTCTCGGCCAACTTCGCCGTGGTCGCCGCGGCGTCCGGCCGCAGGGTCATGCTGATCGATGGCGACCTGCGGCGAGGCGAGCTCAACAGCCGCTTCCATGCGACGCGCAAGCCGGGCCTGACCGAACTGCTGACCACCGGCGCGGACCTCGACGAGGTGATCCAGCAGGGCGTCGCACCGAATGTCGACTTCATCTCCACCGGTTCGGTACCGCCGCTCGCGGCGGACCTGCTGCAGAGCCCGGGCATGGACCGCCTGCTGTCCACACTGCGCGGCCGTTACGACCTCGTGCTGATCGATACGCCGCCGGTGCTGGCCGCGTCGGACGCCAGCATCCTGGCACCGAAGGCGGGCGCGGTATTCCTCGTGGCACGGGCCGATGCGACCACGGCAAGCGAACTGACCGCGGCGCGGCGTCTGATCGAGCAGGCAGGCGGCGAGGTCAAGGGCGTGCTGTTCAACGGCCTCAAGGTGGAAGGGCGCTGGTATCGCGCCCACTACCGCTTCGGCAAGTACCGCTACCTGAACCGTTACGGCAGCGAACAGGCCAAGCGCGCGTAA
- a CDS encoding glycosyltransferase family 4 protein, with translation MMIDIYHNMLWPKYKGAVFSEAFSRARAIGREVRFSHIAPTGYGRSAYSSVDTSYHRYPYRILFDEPYDRVPQWRVALRLISEVWRSQSELVVLPGYHRVEYWAMLLACMVRGKRRGVFCDSTMRDQPDRPLKRQLKRFFFRRCDGIFVYGQRSAEYVIAMGADPARIIDRCQAAALPHAYSPEQAAWQRLANAPRADAPRFLFAGLVCRNKGIADLLRAFARVRKQHPAATLVLAGPVVEGDGLRELATSLGIDGATEFLGALDIEQLADQYSQATCLVLPSHTEAWGLVVNEALSYGCPVVVSDCCGCVPELVHEGVTGHVFATGNVDALAGTLDRAVESFGEVELAMRNCLQLASQYTPACAGRSIMDGCVKIIEENRT, from the coding sequence ATGATGATCGATATCTATCACAACATGCTATGGCCGAAGTACAAGGGCGCGGTGTTCAGCGAGGCGTTCTCTCGCGCGCGCGCCATCGGGCGCGAAGTCAGGTTTTCCCATATCGCCCCCACCGGCTACGGACGCTCGGCTTACAGCAGCGTGGATACCAGCTATCACCGGTATCCGTATCGGATCCTCTTCGACGAACCCTATGACCGCGTGCCGCAGTGGCGCGTCGCGCTTCGCCTGATCAGCGAAGTGTGGCGCTCGCAAAGCGAACTGGTGGTCCTGCCCGGCTATCACCGTGTGGAGTACTGGGCGATGCTGCTGGCCTGCATGGTGCGCGGCAAGCGCCGCGGCGTGTTCTGCGACTCGACCATGCGCGACCAGCCCGACCGCCCGCTCAAGCGGCAACTCAAGCGCTTCTTCTTCCGCCGCTGCGACGGCATCTTCGTCTACGGCCAGCGCTCCGCGGAATACGTGATCGCGATGGGGGCCGATCCGGCCAGGATCATCGACCGCTGCCAGGCCGCGGCCCTGCCCCATGCGTACAGCCCCGAGCAGGCCGCGTGGCAGCGCCTGGCCAATGCGCCGCGCGCCGACGCGCCGCGCTTCCTGTTCGCCGGCCTCGTGTGCCGCAACAAGGGCATCGCGGACCTGCTGCGCGCGTTTGCGCGGGTGCGCAAGCAGCATCCCGCGGCGACGCTGGTGCTGGCCGGCCCCGTCGTCGAAGGCGACGGATTGCGGGAGCTCGCCACGTCGCTCGGCATCGACGGCGCCACCGAATTTCTCGGCGCGCTGGATATCGAACAACTGGCCGACCAGTATTCGCAGGCCACCTGCCTCGTGTTGCCCAGCCATACCGAAGCCTGGGGCCTCGTCGTCAACGAGGCGCTGAGCTACGGCTGCCCCGTGGTCGTCAGCGACTGCTGCGGCTGTGTACCCGAGCTCGTGCATGAAGGTGTGACCGGGCACGTGTTCGCCACGGGCAACGTGGACGCGCTGGCCGGCACGCTGGACCGTGCCGTCGAAAGTTTCGGCGAGGTGGAGCTGGCCATGCGCAACTGCCTGCAGCTGGCCAGCCAATACACCCCTGCCTGTGCCGGCCGCTCCATTATGGACGGCTGCGTGAAGATCATCGAGGAGAACCGCACATGA
- a CDS encoding glycosyltransferase family 4 protein, translated as MTTPIAKQRTEPAAEGPSPQARHAATPADLARPVIFLGHLGLANNGFSAACQRMLERIRERGPVVVLDVARRGRGAMAGIGTLGNRLRQFARMFGTCVAARPHTLYLGFSGGFGQLMDVPFIALAQLFGMEIYFHHHSFAYINQPTWYTRLAIRCAPRGRHLVLCDMMRTELARIYDLPPERVQVLSNLGLIELAEPAPQGAGRQTEDDAIHVGFLSNITAAKGIFTFFEVVRLAQEMNIPVCARIAGPVEAAIRERFDAELARTPCVRYLGPAHGAQKQDFFRSIDVLLFPTTYHNEAEPLVVLEARSHGASVVAYARGCIGAMIDECSGLLVPADADFAEAAVPYLHRLMLERAGGARTDGNAERDAEDLRARRVAHFHADRIRAEATLSNAVAMISRRP; from the coding sequence ATGACCACGCCCATTGCCAAGCAGCGCACCGAGCCGGCGGCCGAAGGCCCGTCGCCGCAGGCGCGGCACGCGGCGACGCCCGCGGACCTGGCGCGGCCGGTGATCTTCCTCGGCCATCTTGGGCTGGCGAACAACGGCTTTTCCGCGGCATGCCAGCGCATGCTCGAACGCATTCGCGAACGCGGGCCGGTGGTCGTTCTCGACGTGGCCCGGCGCGGCCGCGGCGCGATGGCGGGCATCGGCACGCTGGGGAATCGCCTGCGCCAGTTCGCGCGCATGTTCGGCACCTGCGTGGCCGCACGCCCGCATACGCTGTATCTCGGATTCTCCGGCGGATTCGGACAACTGATGGATGTGCCCTTCATCGCACTGGCACAGTTGTTCGGCATGGAGATCTATTTCCACCATCACAGCTTCGCGTATATCAATCAGCCCACCTGGTACACGCGGCTGGCCATCCGCTGCGCGCCGCGTGGCCGGCATCTCGTGCTCTGCGACATGATGCGTACCGAGCTGGCGCGCATCTACGACCTGCCGCCGGAACGCGTGCAGGTCTTGTCCAACCTGGGATTGATCGAGCTCGCCGAGCCGGCGCCGCAGGGCGCCGGGCGCCAGACGGAAGACGACGCCATCCATGTGGGATTCCTGTCGAACATCACCGCGGCGAAGGGCATCTTCACGTTCTTCGAGGTGGTCCGGCTCGCGCAGGAGATGAACATTCCCGTCTGCGCCCGCATCGCGGGCCCGGTAGAGGCCGCCATTCGCGAACGCTTCGACGCGGAACTCGCGCGCACGCCCTGCGTGCGCTACCTCGGTCCCGCCCACGGCGCGCAGAAGCAGGACTTCTTCCGCAGCATCGACGTGCTGCTGTTTCCGACCACCTACCACAACGAAGCCGAGCCTCTGGTGGTGCTCGAAGCGCGCAGCCATGGTGCCTCGGTGGTCGCCTATGCGCGAGGCTGCATCGGCGCCATGATCGACGAATGCAGCGGCCTGCTGGTACCGGCCGACGCGGACTTCGCCGAGGCCGCGGTGCCCTATCTGCACCGCCTGATGCTCGAGCGCGCAGGCGGTGCGAGGACGGATGGGAATGCAGAAAGGGATGCAGAAGACTTGCGTGCCCGGCGCGTGGCGCATTTTCATGCGGACCGGATCCGCGCGGAAGCGACGCTGAGCAATGCCGTGGCAATGATCAGCCGCCGCCCCTGA
- a CDS encoding SCO family protein: MSWTRRAWLRSISVTALAVASRDLAAHIGTGPVDPLVPAPDIWVLDATGQRRRLPELLLGKATAVQTMFTGCSSVCPLQGAMFGAVQEGLARSSGRRPKRLLSLSIDPLGDTPQSMQAWLRQMNAGPSWAGVIPVGDARDLRSALAGRPPDANLDRHTTQVYFFNAAAQLCWRSPSLPEPGDIVTVLDHLANT, encoded by the coding sequence ATGAGCTGGACCCGCCGCGCCTGGCTGCGCAGCATTTCTGTCACTGCCCTTGCCGTCGCCTCGCGCGACCTCGCGGCGCATATTGGTACGGGGCCTGTCGATCCACTGGTGCCGGCACCCGATATCTGGGTGCTCGACGCGACCGGTCAGCGCCGCCGCCTGCCCGAACTGCTTCTCGGCAAGGCCACTGCGGTGCAAACCATGTTCACGGGATGCAGTTCGGTGTGCCCGCTGCAGGGCGCGATGTTCGGCGCCGTGCAGGAGGGCCTGGCACGCAGCAGCGGACGCCGCCCGAAACGCCTGCTATCCCTCAGTATCGATCCCCTCGGCGATACCCCCCAGTCGATGCAGGCGTGGCTCCGCCAGATGAATGCGGGGCCATCGTGGGCGGGCGTGATTCCCGTCGGCGACGCGCGCGACCTCCGGAGCGCACTGGCCGGCCGCCCGCCCGACGCGAACCTCGATCGCCATACCACACAGGTCTACTTTTTCAACGCGGCGGCGCAGCTGTGCTGGCGTAGTCCGTCGCTGCCCGAGCCCGGGGACATCGTGACCGTCCTCGACCATCTGGCAAACACATAA
- a CDS encoding RICIN domain-containing protein, whose product MNLYSRNWSPLAWLPRWIGACLLPLLLLCSAPAQAQSAPVPIKLSGTNFCLDISGGVVDNDAPAIIWTCHGDANQQWILTAFGSQYQLAASHSNKCLDIQYASTANNAPALQWTCSGTTNQRYTLKAQNGGYAIVAVHSGKCLAPNSTAADGQAVVQKTCTGAVAQTWNITIQQVTVLPSKWSAPITLPLVPAAAANLPNGRILVWSAYDRFNFGGDNGQTYTAIFNPANNTSTEKLVTNTQHDMFCPGTANLPDGRILVNGGSSDSKTSIYNPSTNAWTAAAAMVKGRGYQGAVTLSNGGVFTIGGSWSGNIGDKDGETWQSATGWKLNSAVWDDYILTGDAGGIYRSDNHAWLFAVSNGRVFHAGPSKQMNWIDTAGNGGVTPAGTRAADGDAMNGNAVLYDIGRIFTVGGAPDYENSNATANAHVIDIRTTTPTVRKVASMSYARAFHNSVVLPNGQIVVIGGQAWPVTFSDDGAVLVAEMWDPATEKFSRLASMVTPRTYHSVALLLPDGRVLSGGGGLCGNCATNHPNVEILTPPYLLNADGTAATRPAITNAPADAYLGTTIAVNATANMKAFSLVRMSSVTHSVNNEQRRIPLNFTVGTGGEYQLQIPADPGVAVPGYYMLFAMNAAGVPSVSAIVRVR is encoded by the coding sequence ATGAATCTCTACTCTCGCAACTGGTCGCCCCTTGCATGGCTTCCGAGGTGGATCGGCGCGTGCCTGCTGCCGCTGCTCCTCCTGTGCAGCGCGCCCGCGCAGGCGCAGTCGGCGCCCGTGCCCATCAAGCTGAGCGGCACCAATTTCTGTCTGGATATTTCGGGTGGCGTCGTCGACAACGATGCGCCGGCCATCATCTGGACCTGTCATGGCGATGCCAACCAGCAGTGGATCCTGACTGCGTTCGGCAGCCAGTACCAGCTTGCCGCGTCGCACAGCAACAAGTGCCTGGATATCCAGTACGCGAGCACCGCGAACAATGCGCCGGCCCTGCAGTGGACCTGCAGCGGCACGACCAACCAGCGCTACACGCTGAAGGCCCAGAACGGCGGCTACGCGATCGTGGCCGTTCATAGCGGCAAATGTCTCGCGCCGAATTCGACTGCGGCCGATGGACAGGCCGTCGTGCAGAAGACCTGTACGGGCGCGGTGGCGCAGACGTGGAACATCACGATCCAGCAGGTCACGGTGCTGCCGTCGAAGTGGTCGGCGCCGATCACCCTGCCGCTGGTACCGGCGGCCGCGGCGAATCTGCCCAACGGCCGTATCCTCGTGTGGTCGGCCTACGATCGCTTCAACTTCGGTGGCGATAACGGGCAGACCTACACCGCCATCTTCAACCCGGCCAACAACACGTCCACCGAGAAGCTCGTGACGAACACCCAGCACGACATGTTCTGCCCGGGTACGGCCAATCTTCCGGACGGCCGGATCCTTGTCAATGGCGGCAGCAGCGACTCCAAGACCAGCATCTACAACCCCAGCACCAATGCCTGGACGGCTGCGGCGGCGATGGTCAAGGGGCGCGGCTATCAGGGTGCTGTCACGCTGAGCAACGGCGGCGTGTTCACGATCGGCGGCTCCTGGAGCGGCAACATCGGGGACAAGGACGGCGAGACCTGGCAATCGGCCACTGGATGGAAGCTGAACAGCGCCGTGTGGGACGACTACATCCTGACCGGCGATGCGGGCGGCATCTATCGCTCCGACAACCATGCCTGGCTGTTCGCGGTGTCCAACGGCCGCGTGTTCCATGCGGGCCCGAGCAAGCAGATGAACTGGATCGACACCGCGGGAAACGGCGGCGTGACACCCGCAGGCACGCGCGCGGCGGACGGCGATGCGATGAACGGCAACGCCGTGCTCTACGACATCGGCAGGATCTTCACGGTCGGGGGCGCACCCGATTACGAGAACTCCAACGCCACCGCGAACGCGCATGTCATCGACATCCGTACCACGACGCCCACGGTGCGCAAGGTGGCCTCGATGTCGTATGCACGGGCGTTCCACAACAGCGTGGTGCTGCCGAACGGACAGATCGTAGTGATTGGCGGCCAGGCCTGGCCGGTGACGTTCAGCGACGATGGCGCGGTGCTCGTGGCCGAGATGTGGGATCCGGCCACCGAGAAGTTCTCGCGCCTGGCATCGATGGTCACACCGCGCACGTATCACAGCGTGGCGCTGCTGCTGCCCGACGGCCGTGTGCTGAGCGGCGGCGGCGGTCTGTGCGGCAACTGCGCGACCAACCATCCGAACGTCGAGATCCTGACGCCGCCGTATCTGCTCAACGCGGATGGCACCGCGGCCACGCGGCCGGCCATCACCAACGCACCGGCCGACGCCTATCTCGGCACCACCATCGCGGTCAACGCGACCGCGAACATGAAGGCATTCTCGCTGGTGCGGATGTCCTCGGTCACGCACTCGGTCAACAACGAGCAGCGCCGCATTCCGCTGAACTTCACGGTCGGCACGGGCGGCGAGTACCAGCTGCAGATTCCGGCCGATCCTGGCGTGGCGGTGCCTGGCTATTACATGCTGTTCGCCATGAACGCCGCCGGGGTGCCGAGCGTGTCCGCGATCGTGCGCGTACGTTGA
- a CDS encoding glycosyltransferase family 2 protein, whose amino-acid sequence MNPHRTPGAAHAHRIAVIIATKGRREALSHVLRLLETQTRAPDLVVVSATSQDDVETPFVTTLPIEYLFGPAGLPAQRNRGLERVLQASDIVVFLDDDFVPATDWLARCAEGFDARPNAAGMTGAVIRDGANGDALDWDQAAALLADDAAHAPAGGLVPVGKLYGCNMAYRCAAIGDLRFDERLVLYGWLEDMDFSRAVGRRGQLLEVHAARGVHLGLRSGGRTSGKRLGFSQIVNAWYLYEKGALSAREAILNTLRALLANSGKAFFPEAHIDRRGRLAGNLIGLRELLSGQCRPERSAEL is encoded by the coding sequence GTGAATCCGCATCGGACACCAGGCGCGGCACACGCGCACCGCATCGCCGTCATCATCGCCACCAAGGGACGTCGGGAAGCCCTCTCGCACGTGCTACGGCTGCTCGAGACGCAGACACGCGCACCGGACCTCGTGGTGGTCTCGGCCACCTCGCAGGACGACGTGGAAACACCGTTCGTCACGACGTTGCCCATCGAGTACCTGTTCGGGCCCGCGGGTCTCCCCGCGCAACGCAATCGCGGGCTGGAACGGGTGCTGCAAGCGAGCGACATCGTGGTGTTCCTGGATGACGACTTCGTCCCCGCGACGGACTGGCTCGCGCGCTGCGCGGAAGGCTTCGACGCGCGTCCCAATGCGGCCGGCATGACCGGCGCGGTGATCCGTGACGGCGCCAACGGCGATGCACTCGACTGGGACCAGGCCGCGGCGTTGCTCGCCGACGATGCCGCGCATGCACCCGCGGGTGGGCTGGTGCCGGTGGGCAAGCTCTACGGCTGCAACATGGCATATCGCTGCGCCGCGATCGGCGACCTCCGCTTCGACGAACGGCTGGTGCTGTATGGCTGGCTCGAGGATATGGACTTCTCGCGCGCCGTGGGACGCCGGGGGCAGCTGCTCGAGGTCCATGCCGCGCGCGGGGTGCATCTTGGACTGCGCTCGGGCGGCCGGACATCGGGTAAACGGCTCGGCTTCTCGCAGATCGTCAACGCGTGGTACCTGTACGAGAAAGGCGCGTTGTCCGCGCGGGAAGCAATCCTCAACACGCTGCGCGCGCTTCTCGCCAACAGCGGCAAAGCGTTCTTCCCCGAGGCGCATATCGACCGTCGCGGGCGGCTCGCGGGCAACCTCATCGGTCTGCGCGAACTGCTGTCCGGACAGTGCCGGCCCGAGCGCAGCGCCGAACTCTGA